A section of the Sceloporus undulatus isolate JIND9_A2432 ecotype Alabama chromosome 3, SceUnd_v1.1, whole genome shotgun sequence genome encodes:
- the ARHGAP20 gene encoding rho GTPase-activating protein 20 isoform X2: MKSLAQRRQSAPSLVLSKALNKSRTNAREVCFSPISPETCPLVQSFLCPTRTFLLDGHVQLKTGLQTQERHLFLFTDIIVVAKPKSQLHFKLKSQARISEMWTASCMEEVCEGSTSLEKSFVLGWPTTNCVASFSSVEQKEKWLTSLQSRIKEEKAKDYPKSIPLKIIAKDVGNCAYSKTLTVTNMDTANDVILMALQQLGINGCEKDYQLWVNSGKEDAPYPLIGHEYPFGIKMSHIRDTLPQMQGSKDCVCPLDLQGAFLMEQLPCELQCQFILKPSRLATGHELNELSQKPFKRKRSIINWAFWRGVGAPVDNAPPSSASPVSGKLFGLSLPAICENDNLPKPVLDMLSFLYQEGPFTRGIFRRSANAKSCRELKEKLDSGDEVHLLCESIFVTASVFKDFLRNIPGSIFSSQLCDQWVSLMDEGNHEEKIKSIHRLMEQLPSANVMLLRYLFGVLHSIEKQSEDNQMTAFNLSVCIAPSLLWPPAPASPGTEGEFMKKVSILVQFLIENCCRIFGEDFTSIFADVVPKNDNREDGSDLSSFHLNDSSYDSLDNELNDCADSSFNNLLKKWGHENRSRDSVLTLSDCDLDPPESEVPQIKLPAKSQPVSISAGFHHKSPSREHSENESLCSITSGYSSTTISDVHKSSRRHRRCSEPTIGLLASNFTPLSGFHETAVRKASCDAVLSHMDENYLKQLRSLQVEGQKLMNQSVVMGIDVGKDSPESHTSEKKEISNCLLPPPPLRLNICSRTSCSSLSSPGTSPSGSSMSSLDSAFSQFSDYSVFTPTETSSPLDCTFHSQRKYGEVSPDFNPFSCVGSSPSTGHNSSLVCAKKESLEWPPHKSPVTLHPSTWLKSGASTMKSWTLRKKDKASKQEEKKNSSIKITLESQASPVDTSKSNLCQKQQQNMVSSFANEVTVLSVDQESCPPQGAGQFTGLPFCPVEVKDKRLKALELLAEQSKEEEEEESSSFFPSHKRQPSCFNARDELKTEPNAVLNAACQCVTEENLSKSAHFTEIAGHKAVPSKNDKSLSSQASKITDASSEREFCAASPILTEAENDLSFQSISNNSFPTPQNGADASKTKKLKKLYGDPKFEEMDKKIFTEESYV, from the exons GTCACAGTTGCATTTCAAACTGAAGAGCCAGGCACGTATTTCCGAAATGTGGACAGCATCTTGCATGGAAGAGGTCTGCGAGGGCAGTACTAGCCTGGAAAAGTCTTTCGTTTTAGGATGGCCCACCACTAACTGCGTTGCTAGTTTCAG ttcCGTGGAACAGAAAGAGAAGTGGCTGACTTCCCTTCAAAG TCGaataaaagaagagaaagcaaaagactACCCCAAGAGCATTCCCTTGAAGATTATTGCGAAGGATGTTGGAAACTGTGCATAT TCAAAAACTTTAACCGTAACCAACATGGACACAGCAAATGATGTGATCCTCATGGCCCTGCAGCAGCTTGGAATTAAT ggctGTGAAAAAGACTATCAGCTGTGGGTGAACTCTGGGAAAGAAGATGCTCCATATCCCCTTATTG GACACGAATATCCATTTGGAATCAAAATGAGCCACATTCGTGACACTTTGCCTCAGATGCAGGGATCAAAGGACTGTGTCTGCCCTCTGGACCTTCAGGGGGCCTTCCTGATGGAACAGCTGCCCTGTGAGCTTCAATGCCAGTTCATTCTCAAGCCAAGTCGCCTGGCCACTGGCCATGAACTGAATG AGTTGAGCCAAAAgccatttaaaaggaaaagatccATTATAAACTGGGCCTTCTGGCGGGGAGTAGGTGCTCCAGTGGACAATGCACCACCATCTTCAGCATCTCCTGTATCAGGAAAGCTCTTTGGCCTTTCCCTCCCAGCCATCTGTGAGAATGATAATCTGCCCAAACCAGTCTTG GATATGCTTTCCTTTCTCTATCAAGAAGGACCTTTCACTCGGGGGATTTTTAGACGTTCAGCTAATGCCAAGTCCTGCCGAGAACTGAAGGAGAAGCTTGACTCAGGTGATGAAGTGCACTTACTCTGCGAGTCCATATTTGTGACAGCGTCTGTGTTCAAG GATTTTCTTCGCAATATCCCAGGCAGCATTTTTTCATCCCAGCTCTGTGATCAGTGGGTTTCTTTAATGGATGAAGGGAACCATGAAGAGAAGATAAAAAGCATCCACAG GCTAATGGAACAGCTCCCCAGTGCCAATGTGATGTTGTTACGTTATCTCTTTGGAGTATTACACAGCATAGAAAAGCAATCTGAAGACAATCAGATGACAGCATTTAATTTATCTGTATGCATAGCACCCAGCTTGCTCTGGCCTCCTGCTCCTGCAAGCCCTGGAACTGAAGGGGAATTCATGAAAAAG GTTTCCATTCTTGTACAATTTCTAATTGAAAATTGCTGCAGGATTTTTGGAGAAGACTTTACTTCCATCTTTGCAGATGTGGTACCCAAAAATGACAACAGAGAAGATGGTTCAG atctttcttcttttcatctgAATGACTCCTCCTATGACAGTTTGGATAACGAACTGAATGACTGTGCAGACTCCTCATTTAACAACCTCCTCAAAAAATGGGGTCACGAAAACAGGAGTAGGGACTCTGTTTTGACCCTGAGTGATTGTGATTTGGACCCACCTGAATCAGAAGTACCTCAAATCAAACTGCCAGCCAAATCCCAGCCAGTATCCATTTCAGCTGGTTTTCATCACAAATCACCATCACGGGAACACTCTGAAAATGAGTCTTTATGTTCCATCACGTCAGGCTACTCATCAACAACCATCTCAGATGTTCACAAAAGCTCAAGAAGGCACAGACGCTGCTCTGAACCCACCATTGGCCTTCTTGCCTCCAACTTTACaccactcagtggatttcatgaaaCTGCTGTGCGCAAAGCCAGCTGTGATGCTGTTCTGTCCCACATGGATGAAAACTATCTTAAGCAGCTTCGTTCACTTCAAGTGGAAGGCCAAAAACTTATGAACCAGAGTGTGGTAATGGGAATAGACGTGGGCAAGGATAGTCCTGAAAGCCACACCAGTGAAAAGAAAGAGATATCTAACTGTCTTCTCCCACCACCTCCACTCAGGTTGAACATTTGCTCAAGGACTAGCTGTTCTAGCCTGTCGTCTCCTGGTACTTCTCCTTCAGGATCTTCAATGAGCTCTCTGGATAGTGCTTTTTCCCAGTTTTCAGACTACTCTGTGTTTACCCCAACTGAGACCTCCTCTCCTCTGGACTGCACATTTCACTCACAGAGGAAGTATGGAGAGGTTTCTCCTGATTTTAACCCATTCTCGTGTGTTGGCTCTTCTCCTAGCACTGGTCACAATAGCAGTTTGGTATGTGCTAAGAAAGAGAGCCTGGAATGGCCTCCTCATAAAAGCCCTGTCACTCTCCATCCCAGCACCTGGTTAAAAAGTGGAGCTTCCACCATGAAAAGTTGGACTCTGAGGAAAAAAGACAAAGCCTCTaagcaggaagagaaaaagaacagtTCCATTAAAATAACTCTGGAGTCACAAGCATCTCCTGTGGATACATCCAAGAGTAATTTGTGTCAGAAGCAACAGCAGAATATGGTTAGTTCTTTTGCAAATGAGGTTACTGTTTTGTCAGTGGACCAGGAAAGCTGTCCTCCTCAGGGTGCTGGGCAATTCACTGGCCTTCCATTTTGTCCAGTGGAGGTGAAGGATAAACGCCTGAAGGCCTTAGAGCTTTTGGCAGAGCaaagcaaggaagaggaagaggaggaaagctcttcattttttccttctcataAACGACAGCCTTCTTGTTTTAATGCAAGAGACGAACTTAAAACTGAACCCAATGCTGTCCTTAATGCTGCATGTCAATGTGTCACTGAGGAAAACTTAAGTAAATCTGCACATTTCACAGAGATTGCAGGCCATAAAGCTGTACCTTCCAAGAATGACAAATCTTTGTCCAGCCAAGCATCCAAGATTACAGATGCCAGTTCTGAAAGAGAATTCTGTGCTGCCTCTCCAATCCTCACCGAAGCTGAGAATGACCTTTCTTTTCAGTCCATTTCAAACAATAGTTTCCCCACACCACAGAATGGAGCTGATgccagcaaaacaaaaaaactgaaaAAGCTGTATGGTGACCCCAAATTTGAGGAAATGGACAAAAAAATTTTCACAGAGGAATCGTATGTTTGA
- the ARHGAP20 gene encoding rho GTPase-activating protein 20 isoform X1: MEAMSPQQEHVGQGRSRGSSASDSKKKMKSLAQRRQSAPSLVLSKALNKSRTNAREVCFSPISPETCPLVQSFLCPTRTFLLDGHVQLKTGLQTQERHLFLFTDIIVVAKPKSQLHFKLKSQARISEMWTASCMEEVCEGSTSLEKSFVLGWPTTNCVASFSSVEQKEKWLTSLQSRIKEEKAKDYPKSIPLKIIAKDVGNCAYSKTLTVTNMDTANDVILMALQQLGINGCEKDYQLWVNSGKEDAPYPLIGHEYPFGIKMSHIRDTLPQMQGSKDCVCPLDLQGAFLMEQLPCELQCQFILKPSRLATGHELNELSQKPFKRKRSIINWAFWRGVGAPVDNAPPSSASPVSGKLFGLSLPAICENDNLPKPVLDMLSFLYQEGPFTRGIFRRSANAKSCRELKEKLDSGDEVHLLCESIFVTASVFKDFLRNIPGSIFSSQLCDQWVSLMDEGNHEEKIKSIHRLMEQLPSANVMLLRYLFGVLHSIEKQSEDNQMTAFNLSVCIAPSLLWPPAPASPGTEGEFMKKVSILVQFLIENCCRIFGEDFTSIFADVVPKNDNREDGSDLSSFHLNDSSYDSLDNELNDCADSSFNNLLKKWGHENRSRDSVLTLSDCDLDPPESEVPQIKLPAKSQPVSISAGFHHKSPSREHSENESLCSITSGYSSTTISDVHKSSRRHRRCSEPTIGLLASNFTPLSGFHETAVRKASCDAVLSHMDENYLKQLRSLQVEGQKLMNQSVVMGIDVGKDSPESHTSEKKEISNCLLPPPPLRLNICSRTSCSSLSSPGTSPSGSSMSSLDSAFSQFSDYSVFTPTETSSPLDCTFHSQRKYGEVSPDFNPFSCVGSSPSTGHNSSLVCAKKESLEWPPHKSPVTLHPSTWLKSGASTMKSWTLRKKDKASKQEEKKNSSIKITLESQASPVDTSKSNLCQKQQQNMVSSFANEVTVLSVDQESCPPQGAGQFTGLPFCPVEVKDKRLKALELLAEQSKEEEEEESSSFFPSHKRQPSCFNARDELKTEPNAVLNAACQCVTEENLSKSAHFTEIAGHKAVPSKNDKSLSSQASKITDASSEREFCAASPILTEAENDLSFQSISNNSFPTPQNGADASKTKKLKKLYGDPKFEEMDKKIFTEESYV, translated from the exons GTCACAGTTGCATTTCAAACTGAAGAGCCAGGCACGTATTTCCGAAATGTGGACAGCATCTTGCATGGAAGAGGTCTGCGAGGGCAGTACTAGCCTGGAAAAGTCTTTCGTTTTAGGATGGCCCACCACTAACTGCGTTGCTAGTTTCAG ttcCGTGGAACAGAAAGAGAAGTGGCTGACTTCCCTTCAAAG TCGaataaaagaagagaaagcaaaagactACCCCAAGAGCATTCCCTTGAAGATTATTGCGAAGGATGTTGGAAACTGTGCATAT TCAAAAACTTTAACCGTAACCAACATGGACACAGCAAATGATGTGATCCTCATGGCCCTGCAGCAGCTTGGAATTAAT ggctGTGAAAAAGACTATCAGCTGTGGGTGAACTCTGGGAAAGAAGATGCTCCATATCCCCTTATTG GACACGAATATCCATTTGGAATCAAAATGAGCCACATTCGTGACACTTTGCCTCAGATGCAGGGATCAAAGGACTGTGTCTGCCCTCTGGACCTTCAGGGGGCCTTCCTGATGGAACAGCTGCCCTGTGAGCTTCAATGCCAGTTCATTCTCAAGCCAAGTCGCCTGGCCACTGGCCATGAACTGAATG AGTTGAGCCAAAAgccatttaaaaggaaaagatccATTATAAACTGGGCCTTCTGGCGGGGAGTAGGTGCTCCAGTGGACAATGCACCACCATCTTCAGCATCTCCTGTATCAGGAAAGCTCTTTGGCCTTTCCCTCCCAGCCATCTGTGAGAATGATAATCTGCCCAAACCAGTCTTG GATATGCTTTCCTTTCTCTATCAAGAAGGACCTTTCACTCGGGGGATTTTTAGACGTTCAGCTAATGCCAAGTCCTGCCGAGAACTGAAGGAGAAGCTTGACTCAGGTGATGAAGTGCACTTACTCTGCGAGTCCATATTTGTGACAGCGTCTGTGTTCAAG GATTTTCTTCGCAATATCCCAGGCAGCATTTTTTCATCCCAGCTCTGTGATCAGTGGGTTTCTTTAATGGATGAAGGGAACCATGAAGAGAAGATAAAAAGCATCCACAG GCTAATGGAACAGCTCCCCAGTGCCAATGTGATGTTGTTACGTTATCTCTTTGGAGTATTACACAGCATAGAAAAGCAATCTGAAGACAATCAGATGACAGCATTTAATTTATCTGTATGCATAGCACCCAGCTTGCTCTGGCCTCCTGCTCCTGCAAGCCCTGGAACTGAAGGGGAATTCATGAAAAAG GTTTCCATTCTTGTACAATTTCTAATTGAAAATTGCTGCAGGATTTTTGGAGAAGACTTTACTTCCATCTTTGCAGATGTGGTACCCAAAAATGACAACAGAGAAGATGGTTCAG atctttcttcttttcatctgAATGACTCCTCCTATGACAGTTTGGATAACGAACTGAATGACTGTGCAGACTCCTCATTTAACAACCTCCTCAAAAAATGGGGTCACGAAAACAGGAGTAGGGACTCTGTTTTGACCCTGAGTGATTGTGATTTGGACCCACCTGAATCAGAAGTACCTCAAATCAAACTGCCAGCCAAATCCCAGCCAGTATCCATTTCAGCTGGTTTTCATCACAAATCACCATCACGGGAACACTCTGAAAATGAGTCTTTATGTTCCATCACGTCAGGCTACTCATCAACAACCATCTCAGATGTTCACAAAAGCTCAAGAAGGCACAGACGCTGCTCTGAACCCACCATTGGCCTTCTTGCCTCCAACTTTACaccactcagtggatttcatgaaaCTGCTGTGCGCAAAGCCAGCTGTGATGCTGTTCTGTCCCACATGGATGAAAACTATCTTAAGCAGCTTCGTTCACTTCAAGTGGAAGGCCAAAAACTTATGAACCAGAGTGTGGTAATGGGAATAGACGTGGGCAAGGATAGTCCTGAAAGCCACACCAGTGAAAAGAAAGAGATATCTAACTGTCTTCTCCCACCACCTCCACTCAGGTTGAACATTTGCTCAAGGACTAGCTGTTCTAGCCTGTCGTCTCCTGGTACTTCTCCTTCAGGATCTTCAATGAGCTCTCTGGATAGTGCTTTTTCCCAGTTTTCAGACTACTCTGTGTTTACCCCAACTGAGACCTCCTCTCCTCTGGACTGCACATTTCACTCACAGAGGAAGTATGGAGAGGTTTCTCCTGATTTTAACCCATTCTCGTGTGTTGGCTCTTCTCCTAGCACTGGTCACAATAGCAGTTTGGTATGTGCTAAGAAAGAGAGCCTGGAATGGCCTCCTCATAAAAGCCCTGTCACTCTCCATCCCAGCACCTGGTTAAAAAGTGGAGCTTCCACCATGAAAAGTTGGACTCTGAGGAAAAAAGACAAAGCCTCTaagcaggaagagaaaaagaacagtTCCATTAAAATAACTCTGGAGTCACAAGCATCTCCTGTGGATACATCCAAGAGTAATTTGTGTCAGAAGCAACAGCAGAATATGGTTAGTTCTTTTGCAAATGAGGTTACTGTTTTGTCAGTGGACCAGGAAAGCTGTCCTCCTCAGGGTGCTGGGCAATTCACTGGCCTTCCATTTTGTCCAGTGGAGGTGAAGGATAAACGCCTGAAGGCCTTAGAGCTTTTGGCAGAGCaaagcaaggaagaggaagaggaggaaagctcttcattttttccttctcataAACGACAGCCTTCTTGTTTTAATGCAAGAGACGAACTTAAAACTGAACCCAATGCTGTCCTTAATGCTGCATGTCAATGTGTCACTGAGGAAAACTTAAGTAAATCTGCACATTTCACAGAGATTGCAGGCCATAAAGCTGTACCTTCCAAGAATGACAAATCTTTGTCCAGCCAAGCATCCAAGATTACAGATGCCAGTTCTGAAAGAGAATTCTGTGCTGCCTCTCCAATCCTCACCGAAGCTGAGAATGACCTTTCTTTTCAGTCCATTTCAAACAATAGTTTCCCCACACCACAGAATGGAGCTGATgccagcaaaacaaaaaaactgaaaAAGCTGTATGGTGACCCCAAATTTGAGGAAATGGACAAAAAAATTTTCACAGAGGAATCGTATGTTTGA